The following nucleotide sequence is from Leptodactylus fuscus isolate aLepFus1 chromosome 10, aLepFus1.hap2, whole genome shotgun sequence.
ACAGCTGGGAGGAAGGAAAAGCGGATTGCGGGTTGATAGCTGTTAAAGGATAAATGTTGTTGTGTAGTAGGTCACCGTATGAAGATCCTACTGGGGCGGCTGAAGCCAAATGTCTATACAGCTGCTGAGAGTTAGTGGAGTTGGTTAGATATTGTCTTTGCATCATGAAGGAATGGAGAGCTAAGGGTTGCATTAGTGGTGAAAGCACACTCTGGTTTTTCAAGTACTGCAGTGGATGAGAATAGGCAGGTGGTATGCGCGTGCTGAGCCCACTACACAAGCCCCCGGGATAGATCCCGGTAAAGATTGGCGTTGATAGTGGATACTTGTGACTCTCCATCATACTACCAGAATGAATGTCATGCAGTGATTTGCTGCTTTCACCCTCTTGACCTGGTATCTCCTTGGGTATACTTAGTGGAGACACTGCTCGTATTTTTTTCTCACAAACCGGGCTGTCCAGATCATCTAAATTTCGTTTCAAAGATCGTGAGGTTCCAAAGTTCTGAGGACTGGCTTTGCCAACTGTGATTGGATGAACCGTGGCCTCCATCTTTCTTACATTATCAAGTCTAACACTATGAGTCTTAATGGGCCTGTGAACGGATTCCAAGTGCCTTTTCGATACTTGTATCGGCATTGGTGAAACTCTACAGGCTTTTGGGTTACAGTCTATGCCAATCGCCTTACTGTTTGGAACTTGAAATGGACTTTGATGGGTTTTGCCGTCTTGTTGTACCAAATGATGAGGGAGGTTCGCTCCTGGTATTTTTGAAGTGTGCTTGTGCATAGATTTTGGAAGGCTCAAATCAGTTGGCTGGTCATCCATATTATCAGGGACATTCTGTTTATCTTGTTGATGTACCGGGTGATGGTAGTGAAGTTTCTCATGATGCTTGTGCGTAGAGGACATATTTTCACTTTCTCTATACATTTCCCGAGGGTGGTATTTTGATGAATGTTCATTATGAAGATGGTGCTCTGTATGCCGGTAAAGCCTATGCAGATGAGGTGATGAATAGAACTCGGCCAAAAAGGCTGGCACGTTGGAGTTGTGTGCAGCCCTCTTCTCGGCCATTTTCTCTTTGCATTCAAGCATACTGGACTTCAAGGAGTAGGACTCTGCCAGCACACTCTGGTGCTGCTTGGCAAAATCACAGCGGTAAGAGTCTGCTTTGTTTAACGCGCTGCTTTTGTACAGGTCAGTTAGGCTCTTTTTGTCATCTATtgttttttgcttaaaactctgAACATGTTGTATTACTGACGGTCTGTTTATGGCCACCGGCTCAGAGTTCGATACCTGATGAGTTTGCGCTAAAGGTTGAGCTACATCGATtttggaatttaatttttttttgcttatcaGTGGCGGTGGTGAGCCGTAGGGGTAACTTCCAGTTTGTGAAGCCCCGCTAACCTGTGACAAAAGCTTCTTTTTTGCTAATGGAGACATTATTCCCGGGTTTCCCCTTGAATAAAGCAGAGGTGTGTAACTGAATGATGACTCTTCATTGGATGATGAAGATGAAGTATCCTTCTCTTTCAACATGTCCAGGGTCTGAACCAAGTACACTTTGGGATTCTGCTTCAATGCGTTTTGTAAAATGTTGCTATCCAGAGGATTTTTAAGGTCCTCGGAGACCAGTGGGTCCACCTTTACCGTACAGTTTGCAATGTAATCTGGCATATCTGGCATTTTTTCATCCGCCACGTGGATTTCATGCTGCAGTTGGACCTGAATTGAGGGAAACATGTAATTTTCTTCCCGTAAGTCCCTTTCTGATAGGTCTGGCAATTCTTTCTTGCAGTGTTCTGGTTTTAATACAGTTGCACTTTCAAGGAGTGTTTCTTGTTCGTCATCTGCTAAACTGGAATTATTATTCTCCTTTATGACATGGTGGAATGAGTCAATGGGAATAGGTTCTGAGTGCAGTTTATCATCTTCTTTCACATGACATATTCTAGGAATGGGCTCATCCAATTCATCATCATCactatcatcatcgtcatcatccAGAGGTATGGACTTGCTGTCTTCTATCAGTTCAGAGTTCTCTACCTTTGCCTTGATTTCTTCTGAATCAAAAGTAAAAGGCAGGTTTTTCTCATTTATATCCTGATGTGATTCCTCCAGTGAAgcctgaaaaaaaacacaaactgtTTTTAGTGTCACCCTTATAACAAAACCATTTCCATAGTCAAAGTCATAATCTCCTAATTGTAAATAGTAATATTATCCCTGGTGTATTTGGTTGTAACTATTTGACCCCTGAGTTTTGGCACTGCTATCACTACACTGTTGCAATACCTACCCTAGTCATAGGTCAGAAAGCTTGCCAGATAAACGTTTAGCTCATTCCTCTGCGTCATTTGTTGACAATCCTAGTCATATTAGTAGTAGGGATGGGACTGTCACTCAGTGTAGAATCTAAATATAGTTATATAGTTGTCAGGGCTCCAAACTCCCTACATAGACACCGATTAGGTATCCCACTGATATTACACAAACATATTTCTATAAATCAATAGTATAAGCAAAGATAATAAACTTTGTCATTTACcttattagagaaaaatgctgttttctccacttatcaggttcatccccccccccctactgctttaaccacttcagtaccgggccaatttgtggtccaggaccagatacattttcgggttttttttttgtatgtgcggttttgagggctgtagcaattttctcgtatgtctcattcaacaaatttttgcgtcttttttcagggacacattgtttttattttcgaatgtgtttatattttcccggatataaaaaaaattaaaacaaaataggagggaaattgtgtctggttttcactttgttatttttttttatttaataaaacaaagtgctactgaaaaactttataaaatagtgatCGCccggtcagagggcggccgcatcatggcggcacccataaaccttccctgccatctctctgggagctccggctgaagttacagccggctcccagcttcacgatctctgtgcagctgctgagttctgattggacgtaccggtacgtcctgtcagaactaggcaaccactatccgaaagtttatagtctatgggcggtccagaagtggttaaagggggtttctaggCTAAgtaatagatgacctatccttatgacCTATAGGACAGAGGTGCAATCAACCGATGTGACAATGTATGTGGAAGTGGTGTTCATGGAGTACCACTGTCACTTCCAACAGCTAATCCATGGGGTTGGACCCCACAAATTTTCAACTAATCTTAAAGAATGGGCCATCAattaataagtcctggaaaacccatttagtcACTTTGAAGTCTCTTATTGAATCTGTAACCTGAGAGAAGATGGCTCTTCTTAGGTAACATGTCAGAGGTGCATATCTTAAAGCCTTAGTAAGTAAGCTTATCCTCTGTAGTTCACCATCAGAAGCAGCAGCATGAAGGATATTATACAGCAATACTGAGCAGTCTTCTTATAGCTAGTAACAGCTTCCCTGTGCCTCTGCCTCCAGTCTGCTCCATAGACTAGGCAGTATATAACCTGATCTTTCGGTGAAGCTcaagatctatctcctatctgtgaaTTCAGTGTAAGCGAACAATATGGAAAGCAAGGGAAGGAGAAAAGTACTCTAAGGGGATAAAGAGACATTTTCTGCAAATGAAAAAAGTTTCCTGCAGTACCTTTgcttgtactattaatttatggaaAGTTGTTTAGAACCAGACATGGCAGCTGCCATTGgtcaccagtagagggagctTGGGTTGTTACTGCGTATAATTTACAGTGTACACCAAAATTTATAATAAAACGGCTCCTAAGACACCTCCGCTGGCAAGAAGTAGGTGCCACAAGGCTGTCCTTTATCTCTGTTTTCCAGGGTTTTGTAGCACTGTACCAGAAAAGCCAATACGACCACTATAAACATACACTACAAATATGTCTTCGCACAGAGTATTAAAAGGCAGCCATTCACTTTAAGGCACTTTAAACAattacagagtatatagagacAAATACTTGTTCCTGCATGTATACCTGCAAGTAGTAAACATTTTCTGATGAAACTTTTTCCTTGTTTTCGTGCCAGTATTCCTGTTCCTCTGGACTGGAATCAGTTTTATAAGATGTACGATAAGATCAGTGTTCACGAATCATTACATTTTGCTGTCTAGTGACCCTCAAGACCCTGAGGTGAGTGGTCTGTCCTATCTATGGTACAGCAGACGGATTGCTATGAGCAATAGTTGGTGTCATTGCCTTGCATGAAAGTAATTTTAAACCATTGTGTGAAATCTTATTTTCTCTTCTGTCTTGTTAAGATAACAGACATAAAGGAAACATAAAGAAGCGCATTAT
It contains:
- the ARID5B gene encoding AT-rich interactive domain-containing protein 5B isoform X1 translates to MEPNSVKWVGSPCGLHGPYIFYKAFQFHLEDRPRILSLGDFFLVRCKPEDPICIAELQLLWEERTSKQLLSSSKLYFLPEDTPLGRNTDHGEDEVIAVSEKVIVKLEDLTKWAQSDYSKWKCGLRALPLKLKELGKNGQKDCILKYRQSTLNSGLNFKDVFKEKTELGEDENEGNLMVLSYPQYCRYRSILKRIQAKPSSVLADQFVQALGGIPIINKNTKILYCRDTFDHPTLIDNESVCDEFAPNLKGRPRKKKPCPQRRDSVNGVKDASNICDGKTVARVKCEIKAVLPKAKTANGNCKKISTEEKPNVAAAGEGCKTEECKADEQAFLVELYKYMKERKTPIERIPYLGFKQINLWTMFQAAQKLGGYETITARRQWKHIYDELGGNPGSTSAATCTRRHYERLILPYERFIKGEEDKPLPPVKPRKPEGNSPEVETKIKICTAKRIKHEGQKMKKEKDAAAKPEDPEASLEESHQDINEKNLPFTFDSEEIKAKVENSELIEDSKSIPLDDDDDDSDDDELDEPIPRICHVKEDDKLHSEPIPIDSFHHVIKENNNSSLADDEQETLLESATVLKPEHCKKELPDLSERDLREENYMFPSIQVQLQHEIHVADEKMPDMPDYIANCTVKVDPLVSEDLKNPLDSNILQNALKQNPKVYLVQTLDMLKEKDTSSSSSNEESSFSYTPLLYSRGNPGIMSPLAKKKLLSQVSGASQTGSYPYGSPPPLISKKKLNSKIDVAQPLAQTHQVSNSEPVAINRPSVIQHVQSFKQKTIDDKKSLTDLYKSSALNKADSYRCDFAKQHQSVLAESYSLKSSMLECKEKMAEKRAAHNSNVPAFLAEFYSSPHLHRLYRHTEHHLHNEHSSKYHPREMYRESENMSSTHKHHEKLHYHHPVHQQDKQNVPDNMDDQPTDLSLPKSMHKHTSKIPGANLPHHLVQQDGKTHQSPFQVPNSKAIGIDCNPKACRVSPMPIQVSKRHLESVHRPIKTHSVRLDNVRKMEATVHPITVGKASPQNFGTSRSLKRNLDDLDSPVCEKKIRAVSPLSIPKEIPGQEGESSKSLHDIHSGSMMESHKYPLSTPIFTGIYPGGLCSGLSTRIPPAYSHPLQYLKNQSVLSPLMQPLALHSFMMQRQYLTNSTNSQQLYRHLASAAPVGSSYGDLLHNNIYPLTAINPQSAFPSSQLSSVHPSTKL
- the ARID5B gene encoding AT-rich interactive domain-containing protein 5B isoform X2: MQEGGAHGTVMNVPQERDGTIRAPNLKGRPRKKKPCPQRRDSVNGVKDASNICDGKTVARVKCEIKAVLPKAKTANGNCKKISTEEKPNVAAAGEGCKTEECKADEQAFLVELYKYMKERKTPIERIPYLGFKQINLWTMFQAAQKLGGYETITARRQWKHIYDELGGNPGSTSAATCTRRHYERLILPYERFIKGEEDKPLPPVKPRKPEGNSPEVETKIKICTAKRIKHEGQKMKKEKDAAAKPEDPEASLEESHQDINEKNLPFTFDSEEIKAKVENSELIEDSKSIPLDDDDDDSDDDELDEPIPRICHVKEDDKLHSEPIPIDSFHHVIKENNNSSLADDEQETLLESATVLKPEHCKKELPDLSERDLREENYMFPSIQVQLQHEIHVADEKMPDMPDYIANCTVKVDPLVSEDLKNPLDSNILQNALKQNPKVYLVQTLDMLKEKDTSSSSSNEESSFSYTPLLYSRGNPGIMSPLAKKKLLSQVSGASQTGSYPYGSPPPLISKKKLNSKIDVAQPLAQTHQVSNSEPVAINRPSVIQHVQSFKQKTIDDKKSLTDLYKSSALNKADSYRCDFAKQHQSVLAESYSLKSSMLECKEKMAEKRAAHNSNVPAFLAEFYSSPHLHRLYRHTEHHLHNEHSSKYHPREMYRESENMSSTHKHHEKLHYHHPVHQQDKQNVPDNMDDQPTDLSLPKSMHKHTSKIPGANLPHHLVQQDGKTHQSPFQVPNSKAIGIDCNPKACRVSPMPIQVSKRHLESVHRPIKTHSVRLDNVRKMEATVHPITVGKASPQNFGTSRSLKRNLDDLDSPVCEKKIRAVSPLSIPKEIPGQEGESSKSLHDIHSGSMMESHKYPLSTPIFTGIYPGGLCSGLSTRIPPAYSHPLQYLKNQSVLSPLMQPLALHSFMMQRQYLTNSTNSQQLYRHLASAAPVGSSYGDLLHNNIYPLTAINPQSAFPSSQLSSVHPSTKL
- the ARID5B gene encoding AT-rich interactive domain-containing protein 5B isoform X3; amino-acid sequence: MAPNLKGRPRKKKPCPQRRDSVNGVKDASNICDGKTVARVKCEIKAVLPKAKTANGNCKKISTEEKPNVAAAGEGCKTEECKADEQAFLVELYKYMKERKTPIERIPYLGFKQINLWTMFQAAQKLGGYETITARRQWKHIYDELGGNPGSTSAATCTRRHYERLILPYERFIKGEEDKPLPPVKPRKPEGNSPEVETKIKICTAKRIKHEGQKMKKEKDAAAKPEDPEASLEESHQDINEKNLPFTFDSEEIKAKVENSELIEDSKSIPLDDDDDDSDDDELDEPIPRICHVKEDDKLHSEPIPIDSFHHVIKENNNSSLADDEQETLLESATVLKPEHCKKELPDLSERDLREENYMFPSIQVQLQHEIHVADEKMPDMPDYIANCTVKVDPLVSEDLKNPLDSNILQNALKQNPKVYLVQTLDMLKEKDTSSSSSNEESSFSYTPLLYSRGNPGIMSPLAKKKLLSQVSGASQTGSYPYGSPPPLISKKKLNSKIDVAQPLAQTHQVSNSEPVAINRPSVIQHVQSFKQKTIDDKKSLTDLYKSSALNKADSYRCDFAKQHQSVLAESYSLKSSMLECKEKMAEKRAAHNSNVPAFLAEFYSSPHLHRLYRHTEHHLHNEHSSKYHPREMYRESENMSSTHKHHEKLHYHHPVHQQDKQNVPDNMDDQPTDLSLPKSMHKHTSKIPGANLPHHLVQQDGKTHQSPFQVPNSKAIGIDCNPKACRVSPMPIQVSKRHLESVHRPIKTHSVRLDNVRKMEATVHPITVGKASPQNFGTSRSLKRNLDDLDSPVCEKKIRAVSPLSIPKEIPGQEGESSKSLHDIHSGSMMESHKYPLSTPIFTGIYPGGLCSGLSTRIPPAYSHPLQYLKNQSVLSPLMQPLALHSFMMQRQYLTNSTNSQQLYRHLASAAPVGSSYGDLLHNNIYPLTAINPQSAFPSSQLSSVHPSTKL